In Microbacterium profundi, the DNA window GGCGACGTTGATCCCGACCATGGCTTCACCCAGTCCGCGCGAGACCTCGGCGACGACCTTGGGATCGTCGTAGAACGTCGTGGCCTTCACGATCGCGGCGGCACGCTCCGCCGGGTTGCCCGACTTGAAGATCCCGGAGCCGACGAACACGCCGTCCGCACCGAGCTGCATCATCATCGCGGCATCCGCCGGAGTGGCGACGCCGCCGGCGACGAACAGCACGACGGGGAGCTTCCCGGTCTCGGCGATCTCGGCGACGAGTTCGTAGGGCGCCTGCAGCTCCTTCGCGGCGACGAACAGCTCGTCCTTGGGCAGTGCGGTGAGCGCAGCGATCTCGCCGCGGATCTTGCGGATGTGCTTCACGGCCTCTGAGATGTCTCCGGTGCCGGCCTCGCCCTTGGAGCGGATCATCGCCGCACCCTCGTTGATGCGCCGCAGCGCCTCGCCCAGGTTGGTCGCGCCGCAGACGAAGGGAACCTTGAAGCCGAACTTGTCGATGTGGTTCACGTAGTCGGCTGGCGAGAGCACCTCGGACTCGTCGATGTAGTCGACGCCCAGCTCCTGCAGCACCTGCGCCTCGACGAAGTGTCCGATGCGCGCCTTAGCCATGACCGGGATGGAGACGGTCTCGATGATGCTGTCGATCATGTCCGGGTCGCTCATGCGCGAGACGCCGCCCTGCGCACGGATGTCGGCGGGGACGCGCTCGAGCGCCATGACGGCGACGGCGCCTGCGTCTTCGGCGATCTTGGCCTGATCTGCCGTGACCACGTCCATGATGACGCCGCCCTTGAGCATCTCGGCGAGACCGCGCTTGACGCGCGATGACCCTGTCGTGGGATTCTGGCCGGTGGTGGGATTCTGGTCTGCAGCCATGAGCTGTTCCTTCCGGGTATCCAAACGTGCACTTTGATCTATGCCAAAAGATACCACCGCTCGAGCGCCCCGTAGACTCGCATGTCGAGGGGTGACATGAATGACCAGATCACGGGTGCCACGGCATCCGACATCGCGACGAGCGTGCGCGAACTGCGTGACCGCGGCGTGCTGCGTCCCGGTGCCGCGCTCCCGCCGGTGCGCGAGCTCGCAGCACGTCTCGGGGTGAACCGCAACACCACCGTCGCGGCGTACCGGCAACTGGCGCAGGCGGGTCTCGTCGTCAGCCGTGGACGGGCGGGCACCATGCTCGTCGAACACGACGCGGTCGCGCAGGAGGGCTACGCCGCCGACACCGTGCTGCGCGATGTCGGCACCGGCAACCCCGACCCTCGGCTGATTCCCGACCCCACCCCTGTGCTGGCGACGGTCACCGGGCGTCCTGTCCTGTACGGCGAACCTGTGATCGACACCGGACTCGAGGCGTGGTCACGCGAGTGGATCTCCCCCGACCTCCCGGCGCCCGACTTCCGCATCACGATCACCAGCGGAGCGGTGGATGCTGTCGAGCGCCTTCTCGCGCAGGCGCTGATGCGCGATGACGCAGTGGCTCTCGAAGACCCGTGCTTCCTCGCGAGCATCCACACGGTCCGTCTCGGCGGTTACCGTGCGGTCCCGGTGGCGGTGGACGACGAGGGGATGACGGTCGACGCACTGCGCGCGGCGCTCGACGCCGGGGTCAGGGCGATCATCTGCACACCGCGAGC includes these proteins:
- the pdxS gene encoding pyridoxal 5'-phosphate synthase lyase subunit PdxS, whose protein sequence is MAADQNPTTGQNPTTGSSRVKRGLAEMLKGGVIMDVVTADQAKIAEDAGAVAVMALERVPADIRAQGGVSRMSDPDMIDSIIETVSIPVMAKARIGHFVEAQVLQELGVDYIDESEVLSPADYVNHIDKFGFKVPFVCGATNLGEALRRINEGAAMIRSKGEAGTGDISEAVKHIRKIRGEIAALTALPKDELFVAAKELQAPYELVAEIAETGKLPVVLFVAGGVATPADAAMMMQLGADGVFVGSGIFKSGNPAERAAAIVKATTFYDDPKVVAEVSRGLGEAMVGINVADLPAPHRLSERGW
- a CDS encoding aminotransferase class I/II-fold pyridoxal phosphate-dependent enzyme; translation: MNDQITGATASDIATSVRELRDRGVLRPGAALPPVRELAARLGVNRNTTVAAYRQLAQAGLVVSRGRAGTMLVEHDAVAQEGYAADTVLRDVGTGNPDPRLIPDPTPVLATVTGRPVLYGEPVIDTGLEAWSREWISPDLPAPDFRITITSGAVDAVERLLAQALMRDDAVALEDPCFLASIHTVRLGGYRAVPVAVDDEGMTVDALRAALDAGVRAIICTPRAQNPTGVSLSPARAAALRELLAEHPYVLIIEDDHFSMLSSRGYESLIGPDHKRFALLRSVSKFLGPDMCLAVAATDPETAERLAMRLSPGTTWVSHLLQRLTLGLLEDSGVRTAIRAAGTHYAERNAAFAEQLRAHGIETRYVDGMNLWVELPIPAQIVSERLMRRGWLVRTGDGFSLTNADTPSHHLRLTVHDLTDDDAAQLVEDIAGAVR